TGTCTCACCTTACAACTTTTATGGCAGTGTATCATTCTAGATTTGTTACAAGAATGtgaggactagcagtctttagCTGATTCACTCATATACAGCTCCACTTAAAACACACATGGGTCCTATACAAGCTGGTTTTCAGCAATTTAGATATTAAACACATAACTTCTCCATTCCGACAAAAGAGGAGGCATCAAGCAATAAGCAAATATTCTTTCCTACTTTGGCACTTGTGTGGTCCATTGGTAGTTGGCAAGAAAAAGAACTTGGGTGTGGGAGATAATTTTTTGTCTTCTTAATTTTCCAGCCCTAAATAAATTTAATGTTCTAATAATCTAGGCAACAAGCAAATAATATTTAATGTTCTAAGAAACTAGGCAACAAGCATCAACGCGGAACTCGGGAACCAGATTGATTGAGGACTAAGGTAAGGCCTAttaaattaaaaagattaaagacCAGTACTTAAGTAAGAACTTGTACAGTTATATTTACATCTCTGATCTCACAATGACAGAGAACATTACTAATTTGCTTATGAATACTAATGTATCATCAAATTTaagaaaaatagataaataaagATTTCTAATCCACCTAGAGATAAGACATCCACCTAAAGGGCACAATATATTTTTCATAGCTCTGTTGCTGTGGGTCTAGCACAGGAACCCGCATGTCTCCTCCTAGGCACCTGACTAGCTCGTCCACAACACTTACTATTCAACACCAACTTGACTATATCCGCAGTTTAGGGAAGATGGTCCTTGTTTAGTTAAAACTAAAAAGCGACTTGGTATATTTTGATATTTCATCAAACATCAAAAGTTACATTGAACAGTACAGAAATTCCCACATTATGTTTGATTGGAATATGGTAGATCAAGTTACTATACAACCAAACAGTGCATATTCTTTTATTGCTCACACGAGTAAAAACATGTCCCACATAATCAAACCTACTAAACATCATTAATAGTAATATGCATTGCAAACCTTCACAGATTAATTTCCCATCTGCATCCAATCAAGGAGTGAAAAAGTAAATATCACCTAGGCGATCGTTGCTGTCTGAATTGCCACCATACACCAATAATCCCTCTTTGTTGTCTAGCTGACCAGCTGCATAGGCGCACCATCCACGAGGACCAGGGTGATCACTGGAATTCGATCCATCCTCCAAGCGCTTCCACTCCAATGCTTCTGTGTCTAATGCAAAGAACTCAGAAGAAAATTTCCCTGCACCTAAGTGGCCTAAATCGCTTGGGTCCACTTCCCCACCATATATGAATATAAACTTCCCAATCCCAACTGTTGAAAATACAGAACGAGCTGTAGGCTTCTCGCCACTTGTCTCTAGTTGGACCCACTTCTTGTTAGCTGGATCAAACGAATGCACGTCATCAAGCTCCACACCTGAGAAACCATATACAACCCAGATCTTCCCTTGGGCTACAGCCAGCCCAGGCCCACCTCTGCCTTTGCAATTCTCCCCAGGTAAGGGAAAATTTAACCATTTTTTATCAACAGTATCATAAGCCCATAGAT
The sequence above is drawn from the Apium graveolens cultivar Ventura chromosome 2, ASM990537v1, whole genome shotgun sequence genome and encodes:
- the LOC141707039 gene encoding thiohydroximate-O-sulfate sulfur/sulfate-lyase (nitrile-forming) NSP5 → MVVAQGKWVKLDQKGTGPGARSSHAITMVGQKAYAFGGEFKPRVPVDSNLYVFDLNELTWSVVSVTGDIPPPRVGVTMASIGDTIYVFGGRDSTHKELNELYSFDTSTSKWTLLSSGDAGPPHRSYHSITSDDRHVYVFGGCGNNGRLNDLWAYDTVDKKWLNFPLPGENCKGRGGPGLAVAQGKIWVVYGFSGVELDDVHSFDPANKKWVQLETSGEKPTARSVFSTVGIGKFIFIYGGEVDPSDLGHLGAGKFSSEFFALDTEALEWKRLEDGSNSSDHPGPRGWCAYAAGQLDNKEGLLVYGGNSDSNDRLGDIYFFTP